From the genome of Kaistella daneshvariae, one region includes:
- a CDS encoding response regulator transcription factor, which translates to MSNRILLVEDDQSFGAVLKDYLSINNFEVTLATDGEQGLKEFTENEFDICIFDVMMPKKDGFSLAEDVKRIDKNIPIIFLTARNMREDILKGYQLGADDYITKPFDTELLLYKIKAILQRSATLENDEQEQFKISNIFFDSMLRQLRVGDNEYKLSPKENELLKLLCQHRNDFMPRDLALRKIWKKENYFTARSMDVYIAKLRKLLKDDDGLEIINVHGEGFRLLVKN; encoded by the coding sequence ATGAGCAACAGAATCTTATTAGTAGAAGACGACCAAAGTTTTGGTGCGGTTTTGAAGGATTATTTATCCATTAATAATTTCGAGGTCACCCTTGCCACTGATGGTGAACAAGGCTTGAAAGAGTTTACAGAAAACGAATTCGATATCTGTATTTTCGATGTGATGATGCCGAAAAAAGACGGTTTCAGCCTGGCGGAAGATGTGAAAAGAATCGACAAAAATATTCCCATCATTTTTCTTACCGCGCGAAATATGCGTGAAGATATTCTGAAAGGGTATCAGCTTGGTGCTGACGATTATATTACCAAACCTTTTGATACTGAGCTTCTTCTGTATAAAATCAAGGCGATTTTGCAGCGCAGTGCCACTTTGGAAAATGACGAGCAGGAACAGTTTAAGATCAGCAATATATTTTTCGATTCCATGTTGCGCCAGCTGCGTGTGGGCGACAACGAATACAAATTATCGCCAAAGGAAAATGAGTTGCTGAAGCTGCTTTGCCAGCACCGCAACGATTTTATGCCGCGCGATTTGGCATTGAGAAAAATCTGGAAAAAGGAAAATTATTTTACCGCCAGAAGTATGGATGTGTACATTGCGAAGCTGAGAAAATTGCTGAAAGATGATGACGGATTGGAAATCATCAACGTTCATGGTGAAGGTTTCAGGCTGTTGGTGAAAAATTAG
- a CDS encoding TAT-variant-translocated molybdopterin oxidoreductase yields MASNKIQFRSIQELKDPTLNGRLAQKEFQTEIPVDEVLGSSRSSDSGTSRRDFLKLLGFSTAAVTLAACEAPVIKTIPYVVKPHEIIPGIPNYYASTYFDGFDFASVLVKTREGRPIKIEPNPSAGDLGKTRARTQAAVLSLYDNEKVKQPKLNGKDETFDKVDDFVLKGLTEAQGFGKKIVVLSHSFPSPTFKKLFADFKVKYPTAELVTYDALPYSAALDAAQEVFGQRALPVYDLSKTQLVVSFQADFLGDFNGGNLDSSYAAARKPGANMLRHIQVESNMTLTGANADTRIRLKPSAVNKVLVEVYNGLNGGAISKEAGEIVKELQAKGSNAVVFADGSKAAHVLANLINQKLGSTAFTGKANFLKEFDGARYQEFLGWLNAGQVGVLIANNVNPIYSNKQGENFRKSLEKVPYVVAVTDKKNEMYKAAKAVIPVANWLESWGDLAPQTGIYTLMQPTIQKIFKSRQIEESLLVWMNGKGNEANNYYDYLKANAQTILGSTTFNKALYNGIIAGGNTASLSYSGGNAQQAITELGGFKASDLELVLYTKTSIGDGTQANNPWLQELPDPITRMTWDNYLTVSPKDAAKLGIVNDLNGRMQLNGSVVNLTANGVTLKNVPVYVQPGQADGSMGLALGYGKKDSGTVAETGVNAYPVFDGSNLVISNVKIEKTGDLHEFAGMQLQNTLMGRYEIAREVSLDTFLNVKFDDEKLGWNKPLEYHTIGGALPAGKIDLWDAFDDTDGPHFNLSVDLNSCIGCGACVVACQAENNIPVVGKDEVRMSRDMFWLRIDRYYTTDIPADVDTNKDGKLSQEEAITADLNVPGMYGHFMDKESGILNHPAENPDVIFQPVMCQHCNHAPCETVCPVAATSHGKQGQNQMAYNRCIGTRYCANNCPYKVRRFNWFTYNLNDKFDFNQNNDLGRMVLNPDVVVRTRGVMEKCSMCIQKTQNVILEAKKEGRTVKDGEFSTACSNACPTGAYTFGDMNDKNSEVRALFSTNRKYTLLEEIGTKPNVFYHTKVRNRKENNV; encoded by the coding sequence ATGGCTTCAAATAAAATACAATTCAGAAGTATTCAAGAACTGAAAGATCCTACACTGAACGGGAGACTGGCTCAGAAGGAATTTCAGACAGAAATCCCGGTGGACGAGGTATTGGGTTCGTCGCGGTCTTCAGACTCGGGGACTTCACGTAGAGATTTCCTAAAGCTTTTGGGATTTTCTACAGCAGCTGTGACTTTGGCTGCATGTGAGGCGCCGGTTATTAAAACAATTCCGTATGTGGTAAAACCACACGAAATTATTCCGGGTATTCCAAATTATTACGCAAGTACTTATTTTGACGGATTTGACTTTGCAAGTGTACTTGTAAAAACCAGAGAAGGTCGCCCAATTAAGATTGAGCCGAATCCTTCAGCAGGAGATTTAGGTAAAACACGCGCTAGAACTCAGGCAGCTGTTCTTAGTTTGTACGACAATGAAAAAGTAAAACAGCCAAAACTGAACGGTAAAGACGAAACCTTCGATAAAGTGGATGATTTCGTGCTGAAAGGCCTTACCGAAGCACAGGGATTTGGTAAAAAAATCGTTGTTTTATCGCACTCTTTCCCTTCGCCAACTTTCAAAAAATTATTTGCTGATTTCAAAGTAAAATATCCAACTGCGGAACTGGTAACTTATGACGCGTTGCCTTACAGTGCGGCTCTTGATGCAGCACAGGAGGTTTTCGGTCAGCGCGCATTACCGGTTTACGATCTTTCAAAAACGCAATTAGTTGTTTCTTTCCAGGCGGATTTCTTAGGAGATTTCAATGGTGGAAATTTAGATAGCTCTTACGCAGCGGCAAGAAAACCAGGAGCGAACATGTTGAGACACATTCAAGTGGAGTCCAACATGACTTTGACCGGAGCAAATGCTGATACGAGAATCCGCTTGAAACCAAGCGCCGTAAATAAAGTTTTAGTTGAAGTTTATAACGGTTTAAACGGTGGAGCAATCAGCAAAGAGGCTGGTGAAATCGTAAAAGAATTACAGGCGAAAGGCAGCAACGCTGTTGTTTTCGCAGATGGTTCTAAAGCAGCTCACGTTTTAGCAAACTTAATTAACCAAAAATTAGGTTCTACCGCTTTCACCGGGAAAGCAAATTTCCTTAAAGAATTCGACGGTGCCCGTTACCAGGAATTTTTAGGTTGGCTAAACGCAGGACAGGTTGGTGTTTTGATCGCTAATAACGTAAACCCAATTTATTCGAACAAACAAGGGGAAAATTTCCGAAAATCTCTGGAAAAGGTTCCTTATGTAGTTGCAGTTACCGATAAGAAAAACGAAATGTATAAAGCAGCGAAAGCTGTAATTCCAGTAGCAAACTGGTTAGAGTCTTGGGGTGATTTAGCGCCACAGACCGGCATTTATACATTGATGCAGCCAACCATTCAAAAAATCTTTAAATCAAGACAGATTGAAGAGTCTCTTTTGGTTTGGATGAATGGTAAAGGCAATGAAGCAAACAATTATTACGATTATTTAAAAGCAAACGCGCAAACTATTTTAGGTTCTACAACCTTTAATAAAGCGTTATACAACGGAATTATCGCTGGTGGGAATACAGCATCATTAAGCTATTCCGGTGGAAATGCACAACAGGCAATCACTGAATTGGGAGGTTTCAAAGCTTCTGATTTAGAATTGGTATTGTACACCAAAACTTCAATAGGTGACGGTACACAAGCCAATAACCCTTGGTTGCAGGAATTACCGGATCCAATCACCAGAATGACCTGGGATAACTACTTGACAGTTTCACCAAAAGATGCTGCTAAATTAGGTATTGTTAACGATCTTAACGGTAGAATGCAGCTGAACGGTTCTGTTGTGAATCTTACAGCAAACGGGGTAACATTGAAAAATGTTCCGGTTTATGTACAGCCAGGTCAGGCAGACGGTTCTATGGGACTTGCCCTTGGATATGGTAAAAAAGATTCCGGCACCGTTGCGGAAACCGGGGTAAATGCTTATCCGGTTTTCGACGGAAGTAATTTGGTTATTTCTAATGTAAAAATTGAAAAAACCGGCGATTTGCATGAATTTGCAGGTATGCAGCTTCAAAATACATTAATGGGTCGTTACGAAATTGCAAGAGAGGTTTCTTTGGATACTTTCTTAAATGTAAAATTCGACGACGAAAAATTAGGTTGGAACAAACCATTGGAATATCATACCATCGGAGGTGCTTTACCAGCAGGTAAAATTGACCTTTGGGATGCTTTCGATGATACAGACGGTCCTCACTTTAATTTATCAGTAGACCTTAACTCATGTATCGGCTGTGGTGCCTGTGTTGTGGCTTGCCAGGCTGAAAACAATATTCCTGTTGTTGGTAAAGACGAAGTAAGAATGTCCCGTGATATGTTCTGGTTAAGAATTGACCGTTACTACACAACTGATATTCCTGCTGATGTTGATACGAATAAAGACGGTAAGCTTTCTCAGGAAGAAGCGATTACTGCGGACCTTAATGTACCAGGAATGTACGGTCACTTTATGGATAAGGAAAGTGGAATCCTGAATCATCCAGCTGAAAATCCGGACGTGATCTTCCAGCCGGTGATGTGTCAGCACTGTAACCATGCTCCATGTGAAACAGTTTGTCCTGTTGCCGCGACTTCTCACGGTAAACAAGGTCAGAACCAAATGGCTTATAACAGATGTATCGGTACAAGATATTGTGCGAACAACTGTCCATATAAGGTAAGACGTTTCAACTGGTTCACGTATAACCTTAATGACAAATTCGACTTTAATCAGAATAATGATTTAGGAAGAATGGTTTTAAATCCTGATGTTGTAGTAAGAACAAGAGGTGTAATGGAAAAATGTTCAATGTGTATCCAAAAAACACAGAACGTTATTCTGGAAGCTAAAAAAGAAGGCAGAACGGTTAAAGATGGTGAATTCTCTACCGCTTGTTCAAACGCCTGTCCGACTGGCGCCTATACATTTGGTGATATGAATGATAAGAACTCTGAAGTTCGCGCATTATTCAGCACCAACAGGAAGTACACTTTGCTGGAAGAGATTGGGACTAAACCTAATGTATTCTACCATACCAAAGTGAGAAATAGAAAAGAAAATAATGTTTAA
- a CDS encoding c-type cytochrome encodes MISWRKHYKRGLIAIGLLLSTSASIYAQGDAKNGEKLFKANCTACHALDKQLVGPALGGVVDRLKKEQNLDTDWLHKWIKDNKSLRASGDKYANEVYEKFNKVEMTPFPSLSDQDISDILEYTTNPPAAEPAADATAAGAAGAPAGMDSVAALEASKRESMNSKVILISLLAIGGLLLWLLLKLRQLVKLQQDDELVGVNANKAVSFGELYRKYHYVGKGLVVLLGIFAAYGIWNSLMWIGVYKGYKPEQPIYFSHRIHAGENKIDCQLCHSSAKYGKVSEIPSMNVCMNCHRNIAEYNGKYMEPGKDKAFYDGEIQKIYAATGWDPASQQYTGKTQPVEWTRIHNMPDFVYFNHAQHVVAGETAIINGFNQKNPDAKIDVVCKACHGQVDTMNVVQMANDFTMGWCIECHRTTEVDMKNGYNQEYFKNLHEKLKKQYGSGAKVTVDAIGGLECGKCHY; translated from the coding sequence ATGATTAGTTGGAGAAAGCATTACAAAAGAGGTCTTATCGCAATAGGTCTATTGCTGTCGACCAGTGCTTCTATTTACGCTCAGGGAGATGCTAAAAACGGTGAAAAGCTTTTTAAAGCGAACTGTACCGCTTGTCACGCATTAGACAAACAACTTGTCGGTCCGGCTTTAGGTGGCGTAGTAGACAGACTCAAAAAGGAGCAAAATTTAGATACGGATTGGCTTCATAAGTGGATTAAAGACAACAAATCTTTACGTGCTTCGGGCGATAAATATGCCAATGAAGTTTACGAAAAATTCAATAAGGTTGAAATGACGCCGTTTCCTAGTCTTAGCGACCAGGACATCAGCGACATTTTAGAATATACCACAAACCCTCCTGCTGCAGAACCTGCTGCTGACGCTACTGCTGCCGGTGCCGCCGGTGCGCCTGCCGGAATGGATTCTGTAGCTGCGCTGGAAGCTTCCAAAAGAGAATCGATGAATTCAAAAGTAATTTTGATTTCACTTTTAGCGATTGGTGGACTTCTGCTTTGGTTATTGCTAAAACTTCGCCAGTTGGTGAAACTTCAGCAAGATGACGAGCTGGTTGGTGTAAACGCAAATAAAGCGGTTTCTTTTGGGGAACTGTACAGAAAATATCATTACGTAGGAAAAGGTCTTGTGGTTTTACTGGGAATTTTTGCTGCCTACGGAATTTGGAACAGCTTAATGTGGATTGGTGTTTACAAAGGTTATAAGCCTGAGCAGCCGATTTACTTCTCGCATAGAATTCACGCAGGTGAAAATAAAATTGACTGTCAGCTTTGTCACTCTTCAGCGAAATATGGTAAAGTTTCTGAAATTCCATCAATGAACGTTTGTATGAACTGTCACCGAAATATTGCCGAATACAACGGGAAATATATGGAGCCCGGAAAAGATAAAGCTTTCTACGACGGTGAAATCCAAAAAATTTATGCTGCTACCGGCTGGGACCCTGCATCACAACAATACACCGGAAAAACTCAGCCTGTAGAATGGACGAGAATTCACAACATGCCGGATTTCGTTTACTTTAACCACGCACAACACGTTGTTGCCGGCGAAACCGCAATTATCAACGGATTTAACCAAAAAAATCCTGATGCTAAAATTGATGTGGTTTGTAAAGCATGTCACGGACAGGTTGACACAATGAACGTGGTACAGATGGCAAACGACTTCACCATGGGTTGGTGTATCGAATGTCACCGAACTACCGAAGTGGATATGAAAAATGGTTATAATCAGGAATATTTCAAAAATCTACATGAGAAGCTGAAAAAACAGTATGGCTCGGGTGCGAAAGTTACCGTAGATGCAATTGGTGGTCTTGAGTGTGGTAAATGTCATTATTAA
- a CDS encoding SPOR domain-containing protein translates to MNHFFKIIALFSLFSVNFFTAQQVIKNDTINGTPLTVVMDQKVNDLLANIEDKCATSANTFSGNDSTPKSSEPKIAVPERELTDAEICRRNPRIMGYKIQLAVVKSNAEAREVGMFFRRRFPNMKVEIDASLRPNYKVLAGSYFTKKSGAADFARVKQHFKDANLVQYRVFCVEAK, encoded by the coding sequence ATGAATCACTTTTTTAAAATAATTGCCCTTTTTTCACTTTTCTCGGTTAATTTCTTTACCGCACAACAGGTTATAAAAAACGACACCATCAACGGCACACCACTTACCGTGGTGATGGACCAAAAAGTAAACGATCTGCTTGCCAATATTGAAGATAAATGCGCCACCTCGGCAAACACTTTTTCCGGGAACGATAGCACGCCGAAAAGCTCCGAACCGAAAATCGCCGTACCGGAGCGCGAACTTACCGATGCTGAAATCTGCCGAAGAAACCCACGGATTATGGGATATAAAATTCAGCTTGCAGTCGTGAAAAGCAATGCGGAAGCACGCGAAGTCGGGATGTTTTTTCGCCGCCGTTTTCCGAATATGAAAGTTGAAATCGATGCGTCCCTTCGCCCGAACTATAAAGTGTTGGCAGGAAGTTATTTCACCAAAAAAAGTGGCGCCGCCGATTTTGCCCGTGTCAAACAACATTTTAAAGACGCAAACCTGGTTCAATACCGCGTTTTCTGTGTGGAAGCAAAATAG